AACATGGCAAATCCAGGCCGTTATTTTTATGAAAATCTTATGATGGGTGTTCAGCTTATTGAGCAGGGGCGTCTTTTTGGGATAGAAAAATTCGTTGCGATAGGTACTATTTGCGCTTACCCTAAGTTCGCTCCTATTCCTTTTAAGGAAGAAGACTTATGGAACGGCTATCCCGAAGAGACCAACGCGCCATACGGGCTGGCAAAAAAAATGATGCTCGTGCAGTCGCAGGCATACAGGCAGCAGTACGGTTTTAACAGTATTTTTCTTCTTCCCGTGAACCTTTACGGACCGGGTGACAACTTTGACCTTAAAACCTCCCATGTTATCCCTGCTCTCATCAGGAAATTTGTTGAAGCAAAAAAACGGGGCGATGCTCAAATTGAGGCATGGGGCACGGGAAACGCGAGCCGTGAGTTCCTTTATGTTGAGGATGCCGCGGAGGGCATACTTCTCGCGGCTGAAAAGTACGACAAGCCGGACCCTGTGAACCTGGGCGCGGGTTTTGAGATAAAGATCAGAGACCTGGTCGACTTGATCGCAAAACTGACGGGATTTAAAGGGAAAGTCGTTTGGGACCCGACAAAACCGGACGGCCAGCCCCGCAGGATGCTCGATGTCTCCCGCGCGCAAAAAGAGTTTGGGTTTTGCGCAAAGACGGATTTTGAATCAGGTCTCAAAAAAACAATAGAGTGGTATAACAACAGCCTTCACAAGGAGCAGACCGAAAGGTAAGACCTATGACCGACAACTTTTTTATAATTCTCCCGTTAGTACTGGTGATCTCAATACTAACGACCTTTATACTGCAATGGCTGTCATATAAATTCGGGCTGTTTTCCGACAAGCCGAACCGCAGGAGCTCCCACTCAAATATCATTCCCAGATGCGGAGGCGTAACATTTTTGATCTTATTTGCCGTATTCATATTTCCTTTATTTGATCTGAAAAACAGTCTGAATATCGCCTATCTGGCCGGGGCGGCGGCATTCCTTGTCGTCGGCCTGTCAGACGACCTTTCAATAATGAAAGGCAGCCATAAGATCGCCGCGACTTTTGCGGCCGCATTTATCCCGATCATATTCGGGGTCAGGCTCGACGGTTTCGGGCTGGGTTTTGATGCGGGTATTTTCAGCTATATGCTTACTTTCCTCTGGATCTTCGGGCTGATAAACGCGTTCAATTTTATGGACGGCATCGACGGCCTGATAGGAGGGATATCACTGATCTCCTCTTTTGTCTTGCTGGCGTTCTCGCTTATCTCCGGAAATATTACGGTCGCGATGGTGTCAACCGTAATAATTGCCGGCTGTCTGGGCTTTCTGTTGTTTAATTACAGCCCCGCATCGATATTTCTCGGCGATACCGGAAGTTTATTTTTAGGATACAATTTTGCGGTGCTGTCAATATTTTTGGCAAACTCCGGTGCCTGCAAAGTCCAAATATACCCTTTTGTCATACTTTTTGCTCCCGTAATTTATGATTCGCTAAGTACCGTTATAAGAAGAGCCTGGGAAGGCAAAAATCTGATCGAGGCCCATAGGGACCATCTGTATCAGAAAT
This sequence is a window from Candidatus Saganbacteria bacterium. Protein-coding genes within it:
- a CDS encoding GDP-L-fucose synthase, with product MPDDFWKNKRVAVTGGAGFLGSHLTGKLEQKDCKNIFVPLVEDYNLVEKDPIIKMYKDLKPDIVIHLAAIVGGIGANMANPGRYFYENLMMGVQLIEQGRLFGIEKFVAIGTICAYPKFAPIPFKEEDLWNGYPEETNAPYGLAKKMMLVQSQAYRQQYGFNSIFLLPVNLYGPGDNFDLKTSHVIPALIRKFVEAKKRGDAQIEAWGTGNASREFLYVEDAAEGILLAAEKYDKPDPVNLGAGFEIKIRDLVDLIAKLTGFKGKVVWDPTKPDGQPRRMLDVSRAQKEFGFCAKTDFESGLKKTIEWYNNSLHKEQTER
- a CDS encoding MraY family glycosyltransferase; translated protein: MTDNFFIILPLVLVISILTTFILQWLSYKFGLFSDKPNRRSSHSNIIPRCGGVTFLILFAVFIFPLFDLKNSLNIAYLAGAAAFLVVGLSDDLSIMKGSHKIAATFAAAFIPIIFGVRLDGFGLGFDAGIFSYMLTFLWIFGLINAFNFMDGIDGLIGGISLISSFVLLAFSLISGNITVAMVSTVIIAGCLGFLLFNYSPASIFLGDTGSLFLGYNFAVLSIFLANSGACKVQIYPFVILFAPVIYDSLSTVIRRAWEGKNLIEAHRDHLYQKLIIHGYSHRSISIIYYVLTIFLGYISIMSRSMLLSTKIPAMICLLFFLAAGSVIAERLGKKHAKKHN